The following proteins come from a genomic window of Bradyrhizobium paxllaeri:
- a CDS encoding S49 family peptidase encodes MSEQISDRTGLPNLIDRMKQFIPARFRRDAAVVPVVRLSGVIGAVTPLRPGLTLAGIAKTLERAFATRHAKAVALVINSPGGSPVQSRQIYLRIRQLSAEKKLPVLVFVEDVAASGGYMIACAGDEIFCDPSSILGSIGVVGGSFGFQDLIKRIGVERRLYTAGEHKAMLDPFLPEDPDDVARLKALQREIHAIFIALVKGARGARLKDADDVLFTGEYWAGERSVALGLADKIGDIRSTLRERFGEKVLTPVIAPASGMLSGLLGRRSPGAGSLAAFDGIGGLPDDLISALETRAIWAKFGF; translated from the coding sequence ATGAGTGAACAAATAAGTGATCGCACAGGATTGCCGAACCTCATTGACCGGATGAAACAATTCATTCCGGCAAGATTCCGGCGCGACGCCGCGGTCGTCCCCGTCGTGCGCCTGTCGGGTGTCATCGGTGCGGTGACGCCGCTCAGGCCGGGGCTGACGTTGGCCGGCATCGCCAAGACGCTGGAGCGCGCCTTCGCCACCCGCCACGCCAAGGCGGTGGCGCTGGTGATCAATTCACCCGGCGGCTCGCCGGTGCAATCGCGCCAGATCTATTTGCGGATCAGGCAGCTTTCCGCGGAAAAGAAGCTGCCGGTGCTGGTGTTCGTCGAGGATGTCGCGGCGTCCGGCGGCTACATGATCGCCTGTGCGGGCGACGAGATTTTTTGCGATCCGTCCTCGATCCTCGGCTCGATCGGAGTGGTCGGCGGCAGTTTCGGCTTTCAGGATCTGATCAAGCGAATTGGTGTCGAGCGGCGGCTGTACACGGCTGGCGAGCACAAGGCGATGCTGGATCCGTTCCTGCCCGAAGACCCCGATGATGTGGCGCGTCTGAAGGCGCTCCAGCGCGAGATCCACGCCATCTTCATCGCGCTGGTCAAGGGCGCCCGCGGGGCACGCCTCAAGGACGCCGATGACGTCCTGTTCACCGGCGAATACTGGGCGGGCGAGAGGTCCGTCGCGCTCGGCCTTGCCGACAAGATCGGCGATATCAGATCGACGTTGCGCGAGCGCTTTGGCGAGAAGGTGCTGACGCCGGTCATTGCGCCGGCAAGCGGAATGCTGTCCGGGCTGTTGGGCCGCAGATCGCCGGGCGCGGGTTCGCTCGCCGCATTCGACGGTATCGGGGGACTGCCGGACGACCTGATTTCCGCGCTGGAGACGAGGGCGATTTGGGCCAAATTCGGATTCTAA
- a CDS encoding DUF2007 domain-containing protein: MRELVRTNDIVLVSAVGALLDGANIHHLVLDQNMSVIEGSLGILPRRILVHEDDNRAARQLLSEAGLAHELRPDE, from the coding sequence TTGCGGGAATTGGTCAGGACCAACGATATCGTGCTGGTTTCCGCTGTAGGCGCGCTGCTCGACGGCGCCAATATCCATCATCTGGTGCTGGACCAGAACATGAGCGTGATCGAGGGATCGCTCGGCATCCTGCCGCGCCGTATCCTGGTTCACGAGGACGATAACCGCGCGGCCCGCCAGTTGCTGTCGGAAGCGGGCCTGGCCCACGAATTGCGCCCCGATGAGTGA
- a CDS encoding tRNA1(Val) (adenine(37)-N6)-methyltransferase, translating to MSDPVLELTEDAFLGGQLRLMQLKSGHRAGHDAVLLAAATAARSGDRIADLGAGIGAAGLAVASRVAGIDLVLVEIDPALADLARANAEANAIQADVIVLDVEADATAFAAAGIGPDSVDAVLMNPPFNDPARHRVSPDTARGIAHMATATTLPKWVHAARRILKSRGMLTLIWRADGLAEVLSALDHGFGSLQLLPVHGDARGPANRILVRAMKGGRAPTQIHPALMLNDAAGVPNPMAQEILAGKGTLPLASP from the coding sequence ATGAGTGATCCTGTCCTCGAACTCACCGAGGACGCGTTTCTCGGCGGGCAATTGCGTTTGATGCAACTGAAATCGGGACATCGCGCCGGCCACGATGCGGTGCTGCTGGCGGCGGCGACCGCAGCCCGTTCGGGCGACCGCATCGCCGATTTAGGCGCCGGCATCGGGGCCGCGGGGCTGGCGGTGGCGAGCCGCGTCGCGGGCATCGATCTGGTCCTGGTCGAGATCGATCCGGCGTTGGCGGACCTAGCGCGCGCCAATGCGGAAGCGAATGCGATTCAAGCCGACGTGATCGTGCTCGATGTCGAAGCCGATGCCACGGCCTTTGCCGCGGCCGGGATAGGCCCCGACAGTGTTGATGCCGTGCTGATGAATCCGCCCTTCAACGATCCGGCGCGGCATCGCGTCTCGCCGGACACCGCGCGCGGCATCGCGCACATGGCGACCGCAACGACGCTTCCAAAATGGGTGCACGCGGCGCGGCGCATTCTCAAGTCCAGGGGAATGCTGACGCTGATCTGGCGCGCCGATGGACTGGCTGAGGTGCTCTCGGCGCTCGATCACGGTTTCGGGAGTTTGCAGCTTCTGCCGGTTCACGGCGACGCGCGGGGGCCGGCCAACCGGATTCTCGTCAGGGCCATGAAGGGCGGGCGGGCGCCGACGCAAATCCATCCGGCCCTGATGCTCAATGACGCGGCAGGTGTGCCCAACCCCATGGCGCAGGAGATTTTGGCTGGAAAGGGAACCTTGCCGCTCGCGAGCCCGTAG
- a CDS encoding polyprenyl synthetase family protein → MAVIVPFESPNASIDALVGLVAADMERVNATILSRTGSEVTMIPEVANHLISSGGKRLRPMLTLAMAQLSNYSGDGHIKLAAAVEFMHTATLLHDDVVDESELRRGKLSARMLWGNEASVLVGDFLLGQAFRMMVEVGSLRALDILSSAAATIAEGEVMQLAAAKNTATTEDEYLAVIRGKTAELFAAACEVGPVIANRPKAEQTACRSVGMNLGIAFQLVDDVLDYGGKAAKLGKNIGDDFREGKITLPVVLAFRRGSDSERKFWIKALERGEISDSDLDHAIGLMTKHRALEDTISRAQHYGAMAVDALALFPASPMKTALEQVVAFCLARSH, encoded by the coding sequence GTGGCGGTTATTGTACCCTTCGAGAGCCCGAACGCTTCGATAGACGCGCTGGTCGGGCTCGTCGCCGCCGACATGGAGCGGGTCAATGCTACGATCCTGTCGCGGACGGGGTCGGAAGTCACCATGATCCCGGAGGTCGCCAATCACCTGATCTCCTCCGGCGGCAAGCGCCTCCGCCCGATGCTGACGCTGGCGATGGCCCAGCTCTCCAACTATTCCGGCGATGGCCACATCAAGCTCGCTGCCGCGGTCGAATTCATGCACACCGCGACGCTGCTGCATGACGACGTCGTCGACGAAAGCGAGCTGCGCCGCGGCAAGCTGTCGGCGCGGATGCTGTGGGGCAATGAGGCGAGCGTGCTGGTCGGCGACTTCCTGCTCGGTCAGGCCTTCCGCATGATGGTCGAGGTCGGCTCGCTGCGCGCGCTGGACATTCTCTCTTCCGCCGCCGCCACCATCGCCGAAGGCGAAGTGATGCAGCTTGCGGCAGCCAAGAACACCGCGACCACCGAGGACGAATACCTCGCCGTGATCAGGGGCAAAACGGCCGAACTGTTCGCCGCCGCCTGCGAGGTCGGTCCCGTCATCGCCAACCGGCCGAAGGCCGAACAGACCGCGTGCCGCTCGGTCGGCATGAATCTCGGTATCGCCTTCCAGCTCGTCGACGACGTGCTGGATTATGGCGGCAAGGCCGCAAAACTCGGCAAGAACATCGGCGACGATTTCCGCGAAGGCAAGATCACGCTGCCGGTGGTGCTGGCGTTCCGCCGCGGCAGTGACAGCGAGCGCAAGTTCTGGATCAAGGCATTGGAGCGCGGCGAGATCAGCGACAGCGACCTCGATCACGCCATCGGGTTGATGACCAAGCACCGCGCGCTGGAAGACACGATCAGCCGCGCCCAGCACTACGGCGCGATGGCGGTGGATGCCCTGGCGCTTTTCCCGGCCTCACCGATGAAGACCGCGCTGGAGCAGGTGGTGGCGTTCTGTCTGGCGCGGTCGCATTGA